A region of Fusarium keratoplasticum isolate Fu6.1 chromosome 6, whole genome shotgun sequence DNA encodes the following proteins:
- a CDS encoding FAD-binding PCMH-type domain-containing protein, protein MFQIDQRYNVSKRSTTAYYCTTLHCSLDRVTMCDFNQLRKDIPNGTVLLPGQEGYEEVLDRWSVACVKRAAVIVLPSNSQEVATAVRFAVSNKIVMTVCGGGHSSSGTSSSEGMVIDLRKMRKVKVDTEAMTVEFEGGCLWKDVDFALEQHGLATVGGVVNHTGVGGLTLGGGHGYLTPLHGLTIDNMISADVVLADGTIVEASEDKDPDLFWAIRGAGAQFGVVTRFVSRAHKQGKVWSGTLAYSADKLPALLSVANDIHQRHASEGHCLALGIGFGPDGARIVSAIPMFHGSEADGREYFSGLLSIGPIIDNTSMMTTAQMNTLMNPIMEHGIRRLMGSGNVTMPLEIESMLQNAEEFWKFCESHEGMGRSALAIEFFPTDKIREVAQDATAYANRGDYYDAMTIFAWEDAAHDAEVRRFNRDLCRRIRETNGYQAVSGGHWSKGPVGVYINIEADSVSPKDAWGVNLPRLRKLKKKYDPQNVFHKWHGIAETTESIS, encoded by the exons ATGTTTCAGATCGACCAACGATATAATGTAAGCAAGCGCTCCACTACAGCATACT ATTGTACTACACTGCATTGTTCTCTCGACAGGGTCACAATGTGTGACTTTAATCAACTTCGCAAGGATATACCAAATGGGACTGTCCTTCTTCCGGGGCAAGAGGGCTATGAGGAGGTCCTTGACAGATGGAGCGTGGCATGTGTGAAGAGGGCG GCTGTTATTGTTTTGCCTTCAAATTCACAAGAGGTTGCTACTGCCGTGAGATTCGCGGTTTCGAACAAGATAGTCATGACTGTCTGTGGTGGTGGACACTCTTCCAGTGGGACCTCCTCTTCTGAAGGTATGGTCATTGACCTGAGGAAGATGCGaaaggtcaaggtcgacaCGGAAGCCATGACTGTCGAGTTTGAGGGAGGTTGTCTCTGGAAAGATGTCGACTTTGCTCTTGAACAACATGGACTGGCAACCGTCGGAGGTGTTGTCAACCACACAGGAGTTGGGGGGCTAACGTTGGGTGGAGGGCACGGATATCTGACACCTCTCCACGGACTGACTATCGACAACATGATTTCCGCAGATGTTGTTCTCGCCGATGGCACCATTGTGGAGGCGTCAGAGGACAAAGATCCAGATCTCTTCTGGGCTATTCGAGGGGCAGGGGCTCAGTTTGGCGTTGTGACCCGTTTCGTCTCACGCGCCCACAAGCAGGGCAAGGTCTGGAGCGGCACGTTGGCATATTCGGCTGACAAGCTGCCCGCCCTGCTTTCTGTTGCGAACGATATTCACCAACGACATGCCTCGGAGGGCCACTGCCTTGCTCTAGGAATTGGCTTTGGGCCCGACGGCGCACGCATCGTTTCCGCGATCCCCATGTTTCATGGCTCAGAGGCTGATGGTAGAGAGTACTTTTCAGGTCTTCTCAGCATCGGACCAATTATCGACAACacctcgatgatgacgacagcGCAGATGAACACTCTCATGAACCCCATCATGGAACACGGCATCCGGCGTCTAATGGGTTCAGGGAACGTGACAATGCCGCTGGAAATTGAGTCCATGTTGCAGAACGCGGAGGAGTTCTGGAAATTTTGCGAATCTCACGAAGGCATGGGTCGCTCCGCCCTTGCTATTGAGTTCTTTCCGACGGATAAGATTCGCGAGGTTGCGCAGGATGCCACGGCATATGCCAACCGGGGAGACTACTATGATGCCATGACGATATTCGCGTGGGAGGATGCAGCCCACGATGCAGAGGTGCGCCGTTTCAACCGGGATCTCTGCAGGCGCATCCGCGAGACGAATGGTTACCAGGCGGTCTCTGGTGGTCACTGGAGCAAAGGACCTGTCGGGGTGTACATCAACATCGAGGCGGATAGTGTCTCGCCCAAGGACGCCTGGGGCGTGAATCTGCCGCGgttgaggaagttgaagaagaagtacGATCCACAGAATGTGTTTCACAAGTGGCATGGCATTGCAGAGACGACAGAGTCTATATCATGA
- a CDS encoding Zn(2)-C6 fungal-type domain-containing protein — protein MHRMSSPEAKVFTRPTMHKLSSPVSSAHLRIQGQVLKKKPPPALAVRQGPYAHLNPADVQEAIINLEDALSSSSGSSAQNPHSKISPWVPFKVVSKEVQDEDEAILRSLQVIVEHRLTLANRIYLDERAETTKAFLAHHEGRRPVGLPVEGSMEQLRLLPMEPTNLNKELVRIHLQLLCRFKCSVDGNPDPSNAFMKYWVPCCVQDPLLLQIVLFTSSCFLSETGHIPKILAMMHKGKVYHLLNSQLRDEASQTSDASVLGVVQMVADSWYWGATADLKAHIRGLKQMIRMRGGLSQLGLHGYLAKMIIVGMSISLMPQVLVVQELTRDSHDVVMALAHEIDPSIYGHPGFTFQDPILVPFKTALNTPLIFGWPTFQGCSNSLQLHPSTAQILDDMRYLFDVVLSLPEFPSAEELDNVVTTAGWVQDRISDLPDDAPSRRSPEYRTPSRSSSVESPAKSPGSAKSDKSSPPVELPDMMYRVVRLTSLIWVRSILNRSPTSTMCSERDVMIIWGSVWQAGLPCWQAVVGIFVWIMLALVPSCHKTPAGRFMKTLMVSTFMSIGVDNWHIAMDITRTAFKLQRWLAGGRIQAGEKGLSGGETVVDKYGFVMKEILPEIQLPTDDE, from the exons ATGCACCGAATGTCGTCGCCGGAAGCAAAAG TGTTCACAAGGCCAACCATGCACAAACTGTCTTCGCCGGTTTCCTCAGCCCATTTGCGAATACAAGGTCAAGTCCTCAAAAAG AAACCTCCTCCTGCGTTAGCCGTACGACAAGGACCATACGCTCACTTGAATCCTGCCGATGTTCAAGAAGCCATTATCAATCTAGAGGATGCCTTGTCAAGCTCTTCTGGCAGTTCCGCCCAAAACCCCCATTCAAAGATCAGCCCCTGGGTTCCGTTCAAAGTTGTCTCCAAGGaggttcaagatgaagacgaagccatACTCAGGTCACTTCAGGTCATCGTGGAACACCGTCTAACCTTGGCTAACCGTATCTATTTGGACGAACGAGCCGAGACCACAAAGGCATTCTTGGCGCACCACGAAGGACGGCGACCTGTTGGATTACCAGTCGAAGGCTCCATGGAGCAACTACGATTATTGCCAATGGAGCCTACTAATCTGAATAAGGAGTTGGTGCGCATAC ACCTCCAGCTGCTATGCCGCTTCAAGTGCTCCGTAGATGGAAACCCAGACCCAAGCAATGCCTTTATGAAATACTGGGTTCCCTGTTGTGTACAGGACCCCCTTCTTCTGCAAATTGTTCTATTCACATCGTCATGTTTCCTCTCGGAGACAGGACATATCCCAAAGATACTAGCAATGATGCACAAGGGCAAGGTGTATCATTTGCTCAACTCACAACTTCGAGACGAGGCCAGCCAAACCAGCGACGCATCAGTTCTGGGCGTCGTACAGATGGTTGCTGATTCTTGGTATTGGGGCGCCACGGCTGATCTCAAAGCCCATATCAGAGGTCTGAAGCAGATGATTAGGATGCGAGGTGGTCTAAGTCAACTTGGACTACACGGATACTTAGCCAAGATGATTATCGT AGGCATGAGCATCAGCTTGATGCCCCAAGTCTTGGTTGTTCAGGAGCTGACCCGAGATAGTCACGACGTTGTCATGGCACTTGCCCACGAgatcgatccatccatctatGGACATCCTGGCTTCACGTTCCAGGATCCTATCCTGGTTCCCTTCAAGACCGCCTTGAACACACCTCTCATTTTTGGATGGCCAACTTTCCAGGGATGCTCCAACTCCCTGCAGCTTCACCCAAGCACGGCTCAGATTCTCGACGACATGCGTTATCTGTTTGACGTTGTTTTATCGTTGCCGGAATTTCCCAGCGCGGAGGAGCTTGACAATGTTGTAACAACAGCTGGTTGGGTTCAGGACAGGATATCTGACCTTCCAGACGACGCGCCATCACGACGATCACCAGAATATCGCACACCTTCTCGATCAAGCTCTGTCGAAAGCCCAGCAAAGTCGCCAGGTTCCGCAAAATCCGACAAGTCCTCCCCGCCCGTTGAACTTCCAGACATGATGTATCGTGTCGTCCGGTTAACATCACTGATCTGGGTTCGGTCAATTCTCAACCGCTCTCCAACCAGCACAATGTGCTCGGAGCGCGATGTAATGATAATCTGGGGCTCAGTGTGGCAGGCTGGTCTACCCTGCTGGCAAGCCGTGGTCGGCATCTTTGTGTGGATTATGCTGGCACTTGTTCCCAGCTGTCACAAGACACCTGCTGGTCGCTTCATGAAGACGCTGATGGTTTCCACTTTCATGTCGATCGGGGTGGACAATTGGCACATCGCCATGGATATCACCAGGACCGCTTTCAAGCTACAAAGATGGCTTGCAGGAGGCAGGATTCAAGCAGGCGAGAAGGGTCTCAGCGGAGGGGAGACTGTTGTGGATAAGTACGGATTTGTCATGAAAGAGATCCTGCCAGAGATTCAGCTCCCGACCGACGACGAATAA